Proteins co-encoded in one Halorussus vallis genomic window:
- a CDS encoding BolA family protein: MNADEVKRLIEENLDGAEATVTHPRGEHDEDHLAATVVSPAFEGETLVQQHQLVYDALGDHMTTDIHALELKTYTPEEYEERGE; encoded by the coding sequence ATGAACGCCGACGAAGTGAAGCGACTCATCGAGGAGAACCTCGACGGCGCCGAGGCGACGGTCACCCACCCGCGCGGGGAGCACGACGAAGACCACCTCGCGGCCACCGTCGTCTCGCCCGCGTTCGAGGGCGAGACGCTGGTCCAGCAACACCAGTTGGTCTACGACGCGCTCGGCGACCACATGACGACCGACATCCACGCGCTCGAACTCAAGACGTACACGCCCGAGGAGTACGAGGAACGCGGCGAGTAG